A stretch of the Musa acuminata AAA Group cultivar baxijiao chromosome BXJ2-7, Cavendish_Baxijiao_AAA, whole genome shotgun sequence genome encodes the following:
- the LOC135616165 gene encoding indole-3-acetic acid-induced protein ARG7-like gives MDAGGGGSEKCSKIRHIVRLRQTLRQWRRRAAAPSDVPAGHVAVCVGSSSRRFVVRASHLNHPAFRDLLRQAEEEYGFASRPGPLSLPCDESLFEDLLHLISSSSSSSSSSRFPDYNLDDSEKLSRASSCCCAVGQWLHAADSLPLLHRHRLS, from the coding sequence aTGGATGCAGGAGGAGGAGGTAGTGAGAAGTGCAGCAAGATCCGGCACATAGTTCGGCTGCGGCAGACGCTGCGGCAATGGAGGCGGAGGGCGGCGGCGCCGTCGGACGTGCCGGCGGGGCACGTGGCGGTGTGCGTGGGGAGCAGCTCGAGGCGGTTCGTGGTGCGGGCGTCGCATCTCAACCACCCCGCTTTCCGGGATCTGCTCCGCCAGGCCGAGGAGGAGTACGGCTTCGCCTCCCGCCCCGGCCCACTCTCCCTCCCCTGCGACGAGTCCCTCTTCGAGGACCTCCTCCACctcatctcctcctcttcttcttcttcttcttcttcgaggtTCCCAGACTATAATCTCGATGACTCGGAGAAGCTCTCCCGCGCTTCTTCCTGTTGCTGCGCCGTCGGCCAGTGGCTCCACGCCGCTGACTCACTGCCGCTTCTACACCGCCACCGTCTCTCCTAG
- the LOC103990452 gene encoding ubiquitin-conjugating enzyme E2 variant 1C, translating to MTLGGSGGSSVVVPRNFRLLEELERGEKGIGDGTVSYGMDDGDDIYMRSWTGTIIGPHNTVHEGRIYQLKLFCDKDYPDKPPSVRFHSRVNMTCVNPDTGLVDPRKFPVLGNWQRDYTMEYILTQLKKEMAVSQNRKLVQPPEGSFF from the exons ATGACGCTCGGTGGCTCCGGTGGATCCAGCGTAGTCG TTCCTCGGAACTTCAGGTTGCTTGAAGAGCTTGAACGAGGAGAAAAGGGCATAGGAGATGGGACCGTAAGCTATGGCATGGATGACGGAGATGACATTTACATGCGCTCCTGGACTGGAACAATAATTGGTCCTCATAAT ACCGTCCATGAGGGTCGGATCTATCAGTTGAAGCTGTTCTGCGACAAGGACTATCCCGATAAACCACCTAGCGTTCGGTTCCATTCACGCGTTAACATGACTTGTGTCAATCCTGACACAGGATTG GTAGATCCAAGGAAATTTCCGGTTCTGGGCAACTGGCAACGTGATTACACGATGGAGTACATCTTGACACAGCTTAAGAAAGAAATGGCGGTATCACAGAACCGGAAATTGGTCCAGCCTCCGGAAGGCTCCTTCTTTTAG
- the LOC103990451 gene encoding protein IQ-DOMAIN 32, producing the protein MGKPSSSCFKIIGCGGGDAIDDDDDDLGPEEAKASSDKHRWSFYKRSSKHRVLSNTVISEPVSICSSKQSQEVTITNFHSPKYAYPEKVQIQQRPIETSPLPSEIVSTEAPPSSSNRSTDTVGPAINESDAVIVQSAIRGYLARKKLLKLKSVVKLQAAVRGHLVRRQAIETFRCIQAIIRMQALVRAHHARQLVEKSSPEDKNFQGKGDYFEKSKTSIEKLLSNKLARQLLETTPRSKTIYIKCEPLKSDSAWKWLERWMAVTLPGLSQQHEENLNQDSCALDGNAKMADDDSATEITHSDSSALSDSKLAPTELVMTADGKNSLTTESIGSFGFQNPGIVPDKSSKSLGESDFENKELKNEVLNITVQDCTETEMANEESLDSISDHKQLQPKMSSEILVDSVPDKLECKVNSNHTNESASSETLENEGKKSVIGPRKPRNPAFAAAQSKFEELSSVSTVGRSVSPVYQTAVSKSETESNNIRVDSFTNNNEAISAEKSMWQDSRVEAEISEFGTEISVSSMLASLDRSEMESGEVVETGALEKHNNSFSADAENPIDISDFCGNENDSRLTSDITVPQRPHGGDQTMANMNASTGLVQVDQHPAESTTSDVQSHLEGMTEQARSPEGTPRGHVTMPDLHGTPSSDVSVNAKKSKKDNNLPTHRQRSNLVGKRLPCNPNNDSGGRSSSENSTKDSKVPKRRNSVGMAKTEHVDQEPRLSSSNSLPGYMQATASARAKAHVSTPPKSSPDVHDNQPKKRHSLPIENGKQSSSPRMQRSASQAQKTGNSNGVHSPHNSAERRWQR; encoded by the exons aTGGGGAAACCCTCGAGCTCATGCTTCAAGATCATCGGCTGCGGCGGCGGGGATGccatcgacgacgacgacgacgatctcGGACCGGAAGAG GCCAAAGCTTCATCGGATAAGCACAGGTGGAGTTTCTATAAGAGATCGTCTAAGCATCGAGTGCTAAGCAACACTGTGATCTCAGAACCTGTATCCATTTGCTCTAGCAAGCAAAGTCAAGAAGTCACGATTACTAATTTCCATTCACCGAAATATGCTTATCCGGAGAAAGTCCAAATACAACAAAGGCCAATTGAAACCTCTCCATTACCATCGGAGATAGTAAGTACCGAAGCTCCTCCATCGAGTTCTAACAGAAGTACAGATACAGTTGGTCCTGCCATCAATGAATCTGATGCTGTAATTGTTCAGTCTGCTATAAGGGGATATTTG GCCAGGAAAAAGCTCCTTAAACTTAAGAGCGTTGTCAAGTTACAAGCTGCTGTACGTGGACATCTGGTGAGAAGGCAGGCCATTGAAACTTTCCGGTGTATTCAAGCCATCATAAGAATGCAAGCACTTGTAAGGGCTCATCATGCTCGTCAATTAGTTGAAAAATCTTCTCCAGAAGATAAGAACTTCCAG GGAAAGGGAGACTATTTTGAGAAATCAAAAACATCAATCGAGAAATTACTCTCCAATAAACTTGCTCGTCAG CTTCTGGAGACTACACCGAGgtcaaaaactatatatataaaaTGTGAACCGTTGAAGTCTGATTCAGCATGGAAGTGGTTGGAGAGATGGATGGCTGTAACGTTACCAGGGCTAAGCCAGCAACATGAGGAAAATCTCAACCAAGATAGTTGTGCTCTAGATGGGAATGCTAAAATGGCAGATGATGACTCGGCAACAGAGATCACACATTCAGATTCCTCAGCATTATCTGATTCTAAGTTGGCTCCAACGGAATTAGTCATGACAGCTGATGGCAAAAATAGTTTAACTACAGAAAGTATTGGTAGCTTTGGCTTTCAAAATCCAGGAATTGTTCCAGATAAGTCCTCCAAATCTTTAGGGGAGAGTGATTTTGAAAACAAAGAGCTCAAAAATGAGGTCTTGAACATCACAGTTCAAGATTGTACAGAAACTGAGATGGCTAATGAGGAAAGTTTGGATTCTATATCAGACCATAAACAATTGCAACCAAAGATGAGTTCAGAAATCTTAGTTGATTCTGTACCTGATAAGCTTGAATGTAAAGTCAACTCCAATCATACCAATGAAAGTGCATCGTCTGAAACACTGGAGAATGAAGGAAAGAAATCTGTAATTGGTCCAAGAAAACCACGCAATCCagcatttgctgcagctcagtcaAAGTTTGAAGAGCTGAGTTCAGTGTCAACTGTTGGTCGGTCTGTTAGTCCTGTTTATCAAACTGCTGTGTCAAAATCAGAAACAGAGAGCAACAATATTCGAGTGGATTCTTTTACAAACAACAACGAAGCGATTTCAGCAGAGAAGTCAATGTGGCAGGATTCAAGGGTGGAAGCTGAGATTTCAGAGTTTGGCACTGAAATATCTGTCTCCTCCATGCTTGCCTCACTGGACAGATCTGAAATGGAAAGTGGGGAAGTTGTTGAAACTGGAGCCCTGGAGAAACATAATAATTCATTCAGCGCTGATGCTGAGAATCCTATTGATATTTCTGATTTTTGTGGCAATGAGAATGACTCTCGCTTGACTTCAGATATAACGGTGCCACAAAGACCTCATGGAGGTGACCAGACTATGGCCAACATGAATGCTTCTACTGGCTTGGTGCAGGTTGATCAACATCCAGCCGAGTCTACTACTTCAGATGTGCAGTCTCATTTGGAAGGTATGACAGAGCAAGCTAGGTCGCCTGAAGGAACTCCTAGGGGTCATGTGACAATGCCTGATCTACATGGAACTCCATCTAGTGATGTCTCTGTAAATGCCAAAAAGAGTAAGAAGGATAATAACCTGCCTACTCATAGGCAAAGGTCTAATTTGGTAGGTAAAAGATTGCCGTGTAATCCAAACAATGATTCAGGTGGAAGAAGTAGCTCCGAGAACTCAACAAAGGATTCGAAAGTTCCAAAGAGACGTAACTCAGTTGGGATGGCAAAAACTGAGCATGTCGATCAGGAACCCAGGCTCAGTAGCAGCAATTCTCTTCCAGGTTATATGCAAGCCACTGCATCTGCCAGAGCTAAAGCCCATGTTAGTACACCCCCAAAGTCCAGCCCTGATGTGCATGATAACCAGCCTAAGAAGAGACATTCTTTACCTATCGAAAATGGAAAGCAGAGTTCATCCCCTCGCATGCAAAGATCAGCATCACAAGCCCAGAAGACTGGAAACAGCAATGGAGTTCATTCTCCTCATAACTCTGCTG AGAGAAGATGGCAAAGATGA
- the LOC103990450 gene encoding uncharacterized protein LOC103990450, whose amino-acid sequence MGIPISVLGKLGLPGVDSLSTDQVYTKYFGDQKIKTYKDFHNAFLSLCNDFNAIMPGKHYKIKANQKEIEDFFKNKWLTTKETEESGQQKTRKDLLVEFMKENVEEYKASSSSAMIWVGTTVPAAAVLLKKSGEKVPQVKKFRIDLVPNFVFVPTCTLLSLIAVRMINVTKATRTTS is encoded by the exons ATGGGCATTCCCATCAGCGTTCTTGGGAAGCTCG GCCTGCCAGGGGTGGATTCCTTATCTACGGATCAGGTGTATACCAAATACTTCGGCGACCAAAAGATCAAGACCTACAAGGACTTTCACAATGCTTTCCTTTCGCTTTGCAA cgattttaatgcaatcatgccTGGTAAACATTATAAGATCAAAGCAAACCAGAAGGAAATAGAG GATTTCTTCAAGAACAAGTGGTTGACAACTAAGGAGACAGAGGAGTCGGGGCAGCAGAAGACGAGGAAGGATTTGCTTGTGGAGTTCATGAAGGAGAACGTGGAGGAGTACAAGGCAAGCTCCTCCTCTGCGATGATATGGGTTGGAACAACCGTCCCTGCGGCCGCCGTCCTGCTTAAGAAGTCAGGGGAGAAGGTGCCGCAGGTGAAGAAGTTCCGGATCGACCTCGTCCCCAACTTCGTCTTCGTGCCCACCTGCACACTGCTCTCGCTCATCGCCGTCAGAATGATCAACGTCACCAAGGCCACCCGGACTACCTCTTAG